One stretch of Betaproteobacteria bacterium DNA includes these proteins:
- a CDS encoding rRNA pseudouridine synthase encodes MGAARRHAARAGKSGAPHRLVAVRSREVNDDGRIRISKLLSERGLCSRREADEYIERGWVFVDGERVTELGTRAHPDQTITLSPEAQSRQLKRVTILLNKPIGYVSGQAEGNHRPAVKLIEAASRFSDDRSPQRFHPVHLKGLAPAGRLDIDSTGLLVLTQDGRIAKLLIGDDARIEKEYLVRVVGSLAADGLARLHHGLALDGVALRPAKVSWQNEDQLRFVLREGRKRQIRRMCELVGLAVTGLKRIRIGRVKLGDLPPGKWRYLREDERF; translated from the coding sequence ATGGGCGCGGCGCGGCGTCACGCGGCGCGCGCTGGAAAATCTGGCGCGCCTCACCGACTCGTTGCTGTAAGGTCACGTGAAGTGAACGACGACGGCAGGATACGCATATCCAAGCTCCTCTCCGAGCGCGGGCTCTGCTCGCGACGCGAGGCGGACGAGTACATCGAGCGCGGCTGGGTGTTCGTGGACGGCGAGCGCGTCACCGAACTGGGCACACGCGCGCACCCGGACCAGACCATCACGCTCAGCCCGGAAGCGCAGTCGCGGCAGCTGAAGCGCGTGACGATCCTGCTCAACAAGCCGATCGGCTATGTGTCCGGGCAGGCGGAGGGAAACCATCGTCCTGCCGTGAAGCTGATCGAGGCCGCGTCCCGGTTCAGCGACGACCGCTCACCGCAGCGCTTCCACCCGGTGCATCTGAAGGGACTCGCCCCTGCCGGCCGGCTCGACATCGACTCCACCGGGCTGCTGGTGCTCACCCAGGACGGCCGCATCGCGAAGCTCTTGATCGGCGACGACGCCAGGATCGAGAAGGAGTATCTCGTGCGCGTGGTCGGATCGCTGGCGGCCGATGGACTGGCACGCCTGCATCATGGCCTCGCGCTCGATGGCGTGGCGCTGCGACCGGCGAAGGTAAGCTGGCAGAACGAGGATCAGCTGCGCTTCGTGCTGCGCGAAGGCCGCAAGCGCCAGATCCGCCGCATGTGCGAGCTGGTCGGACTCGCGGTGACGGGCTTGAAGCGCATCCGCATCGGGCGCGTCAAGCTGGGCGACCTGCCGCCGGGAAAGTGGCGCTACCTGCGAGAGGACGAGCGCTTCTAG